Proteins encoded by one window of Halorubrum ruber:
- a CDS encoding sensor histidine kinase, whose amino-acid sequence MSRAMERRPGIAYRRPEGDPARVVIEASGETRLDAPERPDGGWLDCVAGEDRDRLREALDADPVDVVYRVAADGEPQWVHERGRTTDGGDVVGYLFLADERVERRKRLERQRERLEEFASVVSHDLRNPLSVAVGNVELADELDGDASSERLDRALDALDRMDDLIGELLTLAREGKTVEAAEPTALRSVVESAWGTVGEPADAALVVDGPLPTVRCDADRLRQVLENLFRNAIVHGTPEGDGPPGSGSDDESAPGDGVAPGTFAPRTGSDADGAQTDPDDAAVRVRVGGTDEGFYVADDGPGIDPDQREAVFEPGHTTAPDGTGFGLAIVERISEAHDWTVSVTESRQGGARFEFVVGESIEVPEASERDANPSSAPVRGGGDR is encoded by the coding sequence GTGTCGCGAGCGATGGAACGGCGTCCCGGGATCGCCTACCGCCGCCCCGAGGGTGACCCCGCTCGGGTCGTGATCGAGGCGTCGGGAGAGACGCGGCTCGACGCGCCGGAGCGGCCGGACGGCGGCTGGCTCGACTGCGTGGCCGGCGAGGACCGCGACCGGCTCCGAGAGGCGCTCGACGCTGACCCCGTCGACGTCGTGTATCGGGTCGCTGCCGACGGGGAGCCGCAGTGGGTCCACGAGCGCGGGCGGACGACGGACGGCGGCGACGTGGTGGGGTACCTCTTCCTCGCGGACGAACGGGTCGAGCGGCGGAAGCGGCTGGAACGACAGCGGGAGCGGCTCGAGGAGTTCGCGAGCGTGGTGAGCCACGACCTCCGGAACCCCCTCTCCGTCGCGGTCGGAAACGTCGAGCTGGCCGACGAGCTCGACGGCGACGCGTCGAGCGAGCGGTTGGACCGCGCCCTCGACGCGCTCGACCGAATGGACGACCTCATCGGCGAGCTCCTGACGCTGGCCCGCGAGGGGAAGACGGTCGAGGCCGCCGAGCCGACCGCCCTGCGATCGGTGGTCGAGAGCGCGTGGGGGACGGTCGGCGAGCCGGCCGACGCCGCGCTCGTCGTCGACGGACCGCTCCCGACGGTCCGGTGCGACGCGGACCGGCTCCGGCAGGTCCTCGAGAACCTCTTCCGGAACGCGATCGTACACGGCACGCCCGAGGGAGACGGCCCGCCGGGTTCCGGTTCCGACGACGAATCGGCGCCCGGAGACGGCGTCGCGCCCGGCACGTTCGCGCCGCGTACGGGGTCGGACGCGGACGGCGCCCAGACGGACCCCGACGACGCCGCGGTGCGCGTCCGGGTCGGGGGGACGGACGAGGGATTCTACGTCGCGGACGACGGCCCGGGGATCGACCCCGACCAGCGGGAGGCCGTCTTCGAGCCGGGACACACGACGGCGCCGGACGGCACCGGCTTCGGACTGGCGATCGTCGAACGGATCTCGGAGGCGCACGACTGGACGGTGTCGGTGACGGAGAGCCGCCAGGGCGGCGCCCGGTTCGAGTTCGTCGTCGGCGAGTCGATCGAGGTCCCGGAGGCGAGCGAACGCGACGCCAACCCGAGCTCGGCTCCGGTCCGCGGCGGCGGAGATCGGTGA
- a CDS encoding amino acid ABC transporter permease, with translation MAGATRPRTVGERVADADPSAGRVLLVAAGALFWGWLVVSWVNRWLGGAIAPVGEPFVAPDAVESAFAAVPGLAAVAADAAFVVELSPVLAQGTWLTVVITGVSLVCGFFIAVPLAVARVYGRASAWLSLGYTELLRGTPLLAQLFVLYYGLNLAASVPAVLSGVFPRDVVWVAILGFTLNGAAYQAEYIRGAVESVDEGQITAGRAIGLSKLESIYYVVLPQALRYAIPSWTNEFVYLIKYSSLAGFITVPELYYRANQVATDTFRYTAVFLILGAMYLALVLTASKFMERVDARVAIPGLGANRDR, from the coding sequence ATGGCGGGGGCGACGCGACCGCGGACGGTGGGCGAGCGCGTGGCCGACGCGGACCCGTCCGCGGGGAGGGTCCTTCTCGTCGCCGCCGGCGCGCTGTTCTGGGGCTGGCTCGTCGTCAGCTGGGTCAACAGATGGCTCGGCGGCGCCATCGCCCCGGTCGGCGAGCCGTTCGTCGCGCCGGACGCCGTCGAGAGCGCGTTCGCCGCGGTGCCGGGGCTCGCCGCGGTGGCGGCCGACGCCGCGTTCGTGGTCGAGCTCTCGCCCGTCCTCGCGCAGGGGACGTGGCTCACGGTCGTCATCACCGGCGTGAGCCTCGTCTGCGGCTTCTTCATCGCCGTGCCGCTGGCGGTCGCGCGGGTGTACGGCCGCGCCTCGGCGTGGCTCTCGCTGGGATACACCGAGCTGTTGCGCGGGACCCCTCTCCTCGCGCAGCTGTTCGTGCTCTACTACGGCCTGAACCTCGCGGCGTCGGTGCCCGCGGTGCTGTCCGGCGTGTTCCCGCGCGACGTGGTGTGGGTCGCAATCTTAGGGTTCACGCTCAACGGAGCTGCCTACCAGGCCGAGTACATCCGGGGCGCGGTCGAGAGCGTCGACGAGGGGCAGATCACGGCCGGACGGGCGATCGGGCTCTCGAAGCTGGAGTCGATCTACTACGTGGTGCTCCCGCAGGCGCTCCGCTACGCGATCCCCTCGTGGACGAACGAGTTCGTCTACCTGATCAAGTACTCGTCGCTCGCGGGCTTCATCACCGTCCCGGAGCTGTACTACCGGGCCAACCAGGTCGCGACCGACACGTTCCGGTACACGGCCGTCTTCCTCATACTCGGGGCGATGTACCTCGCGTTAGTGCTCACGGCGTCGAAGTTCATGGAGCGCGTGGACGCCCGGGTCGCGATCCCGGGACTCGGCGCGAACCGAGACCGGTGA
- a CDS encoding DUF5814 domain-containing protein, whose product MAFTDKIYVKNHRQLASQLEANIPKGAFAGATLDLLFTGDGLSKLDETTRDRVLDFAEDFLDCDCDSNPYCGHPEEKFMRYVLELRAEGLGPQAIVDVMTDDYMVYAYTGDVLSFLDDAVRNLEAVETLADVDGNEEMSERARTAKRNLSG is encoded by the coding sequence GTGGCCTTCACCGACAAGATCTACGTGAAAAATCACCGGCAGCTCGCCTCCCAGCTGGAGGCGAACATCCCGAAGGGAGCGTTCGCCGGCGCCACCCTCGACCTGCTGTTCACCGGCGACGGCCTCTCGAAGCTCGACGAGACGACCCGCGACCGCGTCCTCGACTTCGCCGAGGACTTCCTCGACTGCGACTGCGACTCGAACCCCTACTGCGGCCATCCCGAGGAGAAGTTCATGCGCTACGTCCTCGAACTGCGCGCCGAGGGGCTCGGCCCGCAGGCCATCGTCGACGTGATGACCGACGACTACATGGTGTACGCGTACACCGGCGACGTGCTCTCGTTCCTTGACGACGCAGTGCGGAACCTCGAGGCCGTCGAGACGCTCGCGGACGTCGACGGCAACGAGGAGATGTCCGAGCGTGCGCGGACGGCGAAGCGCAATTTGTCCGGCTGA
- a CDS encoding replication factor C large subunit has product MADWTEKYRPSTLSEVRGNDKARDAFAEWARSWDDHREAVVLHGSPGVGKTSAAHALANDMGWETVELNASDQRTADVIERFAGRAARNATLGGSAAGGGAAGGDTASRQLVILDEADNIHGNYDRGGASAITKLVKESGQPIVLIANDFYDMSRGLRNATQEIEFRDVSARSIVPVLRDVCRKEGIEFESDALQRIAEGNRGDLRGAINDLQAATQGRDSITVEDVVTGDRDKALGLFPFLDAVLKEESAEEALQSAYAVDETPDDLSRWIENNLLDVYEPAEAVRAYDFLANADVWLGRVRATQNYSYWRYATDNAAAGVAAARDGEKGGWTRYGRPQFWSSSDATADEVVGKIAAASGCSVATARREVLPFLQAVTHHCKPRELTVAMAAAYDLDEAGVAFVTGSGESTNKVASIVEDAQARRDELIEEHADGAFAFDGAAREDEEDDAAATDETDRDGSEATATGNDRDGSAEAADAETDASDGEDDDDQAGLTDFM; this is encoded by the coding sequence ATGGCCGACTGGACGGAGAAGTACCGCCCGAGCACGCTCTCGGAGGTGCGCGGCAACGACAAAGCCCGCGACGCGTTCGCGGAGTGGGCCCGCTCGTGGGACGACCACCGCGAGGCGGTCGTCCTCCACGGCAGCCCGGGCGTCGGGAAGACGAGCGCGGCGCACGCGCTCGCAAACGACATGGGGTGGGAGACCGTCGAGCTCAACGCCTCCGACCAGCGCACCGCCGACGTCATCGAGCGCTTCGCGGGGCGGGCCGCGCGCAACGCCACCCTCGGCGGGAGCGCGGCGGGCGGCGGCGCGGCCGGCGGCGACACCGCCTCGCGCCAGCTCGTCATCTTAGACGAGGCCGACAACATCCACGGCAACTACGACCGCGGCGGCGCCTCGGCGATCACGAAGCTGGTGAAGGAGTCCGGCCAGCCCATCGTGCTCATCGCCAACGACTTCTACGACATGTCGCGCGGGCTCCGGAACGCCACGCAGGAGATCGAGTTCCGCGACGTCTCCGCCCGCTCCATCGTCCCGGTCCTCCGCGACGTCTGCCGCAAGGAGGGGATCGAGTTCGAGTCGGACGCGCTCCAGCGGATCGCGGAGGGCAACCGCGGCGACCTCCGCGGCGCGATCAACGACCTCCAGGCCGCGACGCAGGGCCGCGACTCGATCACGGTCGAGGACGTCGTCACCGGTGACCGCGACAAGGCGCTCGGGCTGTTCCCGTTCCTCGACGCGGTCCTCAAGGAGGAGTCCGCCGAGGAGGCGCTCCAGTCCGCGTACGCCGTCGACGAGACGCCGGACGACCTCTCGCGCTGGATCGAGAACAACCTCCTCGACGTGTACGAGCCGGCGGAGGCGGTCCGCGCGTACGATTTCCTCGCGAACGCGGACGTCTGGCTCGGCCGCGTGCGCGCCACGCAGAACTACTCCTACTGGCGCTACGCGACCGACAACGCGGCCGCGGGCGTCGCGGCCGCCCGCGACGGCGAGAAGGGCGGGTGGACGCGGTACGGCCGCCCGCAGTTCTGGTCGTCGTCTGACGCGACCGCGGACGAGGTCGTCGGCAAGATCGCGGCCGCGAGCGGCTGTAGCGTCGCGACCGCTCGCCGCGAGGTGTTGCCGTTCCTCCAAGCGGTCACCCACCACTGTAAGCCCCGCGAGCTGACCGTCGCGATGGCGGCGGCGTACGACCTCGACGAGGCGGGCGTCGCCTTCGTCACCGGCTCCGGCGAGTCGACGAACAAGGTCGCCTCTATCGTCGAGGACGCGCAGGCTCGCCGCGACGAGCTGATCGAGGAGCACGCCGACGGCGCTTTCGCGTTCGACGGCGCGGCTCGGGAGGACGAGGAAGACGACGCGGCCGCAACTGACGAGACGGACCGAGACGGCTCCGAAGCGACTGCTACCGGGAACGACCGAGATGGCTCGGCGGAGGCCGCCGACGCGGAGACCGACGCGTCGGACGGAGAAGACGACGACGATCAGGCCGGGCTGACCGACTTTATGTGA
- a CDS encoding amino acid ABC transporter ATP-binding protein: MTDGDFLRVSDVSKWYGDEQVLDEVSFEMDRGDVTVLIGPSGSGKSTMLRCVNRLAEAQEGSITLDGVEVLSPDTDVDELRREVGMVFQSFNLFAHLSAVGNVALGPRRVLDLSEDEARERAANQLERVGLADQLDSYPAELSGGQQQRVGIARALAMEPKLMLFDEPTSALDPELIGEVLEVMRALVDEGMTMLVVTHEMSFARAVADEVVFLDDGRVVERGPPEQLFERPEKERTGRFLERIASHD; this comes from the coding sequence GTGACTGACGGCGACTTCCTCCGGGTGAGCGACGTCTCGAAGTGGTACGGCGACGAGCAGGTGCTCGACGAGGTCTCCTTCGAGATGGACCGCGGCGACGTGACCGTCCTGATCGGGCCGTCCGGATCCGGGAAGTCGACCATGCTCCGCTGCGTCAACCGGCTCGCGGAGGCTCAGGAGGGCTCGATCACCCTCGACGGCGTGGAGGTGCTCTCGCCCGACACGGACGTCGACGAGCTCCGCCGGGAGGTCGGCATGGTGTTCCAGAGCTTCAACCTGTTCGCGCACCTGAGCGCGGTCGGAAACGTCGCGCTCGGGCCCCGTCGCGTCCTCGACCTCTCCGAGGACGAGGCCCGCGAGCGCGCCGCGAACCAGCTGGAGCGCGTCGGCCTCGCCGACCAGCTCGACTCGTATCCGGCCGAGCTGTCCGGCGGCCAACAGCAGCGCGTGGGGATCGCCCGCGCGCTGGCGATGGAGCCGAAGCTCATGCTGTTCGACGAGCCGACGAGCGCGCTCGACCCCGAGCTCATCGGCGAGGTGTTGGAGGTGATGCGCGCCCTGGTCGACGAGGGGATGACGATGCTCGTCGTCACCCACGAGATGAGCTTCGCCCGGGCGGTCGCCGACGAGGTCGTGTTCTTAGACGACGGCCGGGTCGTCGAGCGCGGGCCGCCCGAGCAGCTGTTCGAACGGCCCGAGAAAGAGCGGACCGGCCGCTTCCTCGAACGCATCGCGAGCCACGACTGA
- a CDS encoding amino acid ABC transporter permease, with amino-acid sequence MSVAGPLALAASDSLGALAPSTASGETPLTAAAIGSVSESIDWWLVGDPADWWFVVRNVDYLAGGVLLTVGLTVASILLGFLAGFPAGAVEVYGEGLPKRLVSTAGVVLRGTPIVVILLVMYFVIGVPQVNLGVGSISPAVSASILGLGLRSAAYQSQIFRASLSSVDDGQLEAGRSVGLSRFEAIRYVVVPQALRRSIPGFQNEFTIVLKDTSIVFAIGLAELLTRGYDLFTQETTAVLEVILFISGIYFVLTFTTNRALDYLGTRYAIPEGESA; translated from the coding sequence ATGTCGGTCGCGGGGCCCCTCGCGCTCGCCGCGTCCGATAGCCTCGGCGCTCTCGCGCCGAGTACTGCCTCCGGTGAGACGCCGCTGACGGCCGCCGCCATCGGGTCCGTGAGCGAATCGATCGACTGGTGGCTGGTCGGCGATCCCGCCGACTGGTGGTTCGTCGTCCGGAACGTCGACTACCTGGCCGGCGGCGTCCTGCTGACGGTCGGGCTCACCGTCGCGTCGATCCTGCTCGGGTTCCTCGCCGGCTTCCCCGCCGGCGCGGTGGAAGTGTACGGCGAGGGGCTCCCGAAGCGACTCGTGAGTACCGCCGGCGTCGTCCTCCGCGGGACGCCGATCGTCGTCATCCTCCTCGTGATGTACTTCGTGATCGGCGTCCCGCAGGTGAACCTCGGCGTCGGGTCGATCTCACCGGCGGTCTCGGCGAGTATCTTGGGATTGGGGCTGCGGAGCGCGGCGTACCAGTCGCAGATATTCCGAGCGTCCCTGTCGAGCGTCGACGACGGCCAGCTGGAGGCGGGGCGGTCGGTGGGGCTCTCGCGGTTCGAGGCGATCCGCTACGTCGTCGTGCCGCAGGCGCTTCGGCGGTCGATCCCGGGGTTCCAAAACGAGTTCACCATCGTGTTGAAGGACACGAGCATCGTCTTCGCGATCGGGCTCGCGGAGCTTCTGACCCGCGGGTACGACCTGTTCACCCAAGAGACGACGGCGGTCCTCGAAGTCATCCTGTTCATCAGTGGAATCTACTTCGTCCTCACGTTCACGACGAACCGCGCGCTCGATTACCTCGGTACCCGCTACGCGATCCCGGAGGGGGAGTCGGCGTGA
- a CDS encoding COX15/CtaA family protein: MSLRPAWLTFRRYAAATTGMTLVLFSLGVYTAATGSGLACQAQWPLCSDQLIPALTINPDFIEWFHRVWAMVTGFLIIGVAGWTWFGSGFERRTKLAATLAVAILPLQITVGAITVTLSGLVPGGYTVSTHAAHLIVALAIFTLLGLATIWGGGRGNVRLLRAAAGVAVAGIVASAVFSRAVPFLTYAPPAQAAFYITGLAGHLGLVATVAYATEATRNRYDGLDAGTAATVRALAAGSMAALVGTLLLGRDLVLYTATWQGINLAALGVAVALAAGAAWTLRGTESMRDGSVPIGGD, from the coding sequence ATGAGTCTTCGGCCCGCGTGGCTAACGTTCAGGCGATACGCGGCGGCGACGACGGGGATGACGCTCGTCCTCTTCTCGCTCGGCGTCTACACCGCGGCGACCGGTTCCGGGCTCGCGTGTCAGGCCCAGTGGCCGCTGTGTTCCGACCAGCTGATCCCGGCACTCACGATCAACCCGGACTTCATCGAGTGGTTCCACCGCGTGTGGGCGATGGTCACCGGCTTCCTCATCATCGGGGTCGCCGGGTGGACGTGGTTCGGCTCCGGCTTCGAGCGTCGGACGAAACTGGCGGCGACGCTGGCGGTCGCGATCCTCCCGCTTCAGATCACCGTCGGCGCGATCACCGTTACCCTCAGTGGACTCGTCCCCGGCGGGTACACGGTGTCGACGCACGCCGCACACCTGATCGTGGCGCTGGCGATTTTCACCCTGCTCGGGCTGGCGACCATCTGGGGCGGCGGCCGGGGGAACGTGCGGCTGCTCCGCGCGGCCGCAGGGGTCGCGGTCGCTGGCATCGTCGCCAGCGCGGTCTTCTCGCGGGCGGTGCCGTTCCTCACCTACGCGCCGCCCGCGCAGGCCGCCTTCTATATCACCGGGCTCGCCGGGCACCTCGGGCTCGTCGCGACGGTCGCGTACGCGACGGAGGCGACCCGGAACCGGTACGACGGGCTCGACGCCGGCACCGCCGCCACCGTCCGCGCGCTCGCCGCCGGGTCGATGGCCGCGCTCGTCGGGACGCTGCTTCTCGGTCGCGATCTCGTGTTGTACACCGCCACGTGGCAGGGGATCAACCTCGCCGCGCTGGGCGTCGCGGTCGCGCTCGCCGCGGGCGCGGCGTGGACCCTCCGCGGGACAGAGTCGATGCGCGACGGTTCCGTCCCCATCGGCGGCGACTGA
- a CDS encoding zinc-dependent alcohol dehydrogenase family protein has product MRAAILREYGEPLAVRELPEPEPAPDGAVVRVDACGVCRSDWHAWAGHGEWADDRVPRGQVLGHEPAGEVVAVGSEVDRFRPGDRVVVPFSLGDGTCPHCRRGAGNVCEDGRALGFEAAAPGAFAERVAVPAADYNLVERPEWLGATAAAALGCRYMTAYHALAERTTVGGGDAVAVHGCGGVGLSAVQIAAALGARVIAVDVDDEALALATEFGAVETVNPESMSDGAGSVPERIRALTDGGADVSLDALGIAETCRNSVRSLRPRGTHVQVGLTTDAERGEVSLPTDWMTRWEISFLGSRGMPPTSYPDLFALIEATGIDPGDLVARELSLSEVSDRLAAMDEYDVRGVEVVTEFGG; this is encoded by the coding sequence ATGCGCGCAGCGATCCTCCGGGAGTACGGCGAGCCGCTCGCGGTCCGCGAGCTGCCCGAGCCCGAACCGGCCCCCGACGGCGCCGTCGTCCGCGTCGACGCCTGCGGCGTCTGCCGCAGCGACTGGCACGCGTGGGCCGGCCACGGCGAGTGGGCGGACGACCGCGTCCCGCGCGGCCAGGTCCTCGGCCACGAGCCGGCCGGGGAGGTCGTCGCGGTCGGGAGCGAGGTCGACCGGTTCCGTCCGGGCGACCGCGTGGTCGTCCCGTTCTCGCTCGGCGACGGCACCTGCCCGCACTGCCGCCGCGGGGCCGGCAACGTCTGCGAGGACGGGCGCGCGCTCGGATTCGAGGCCGCCGCCCCGGGCGCGTTCGCGGAGCGCGTGGCGGTGCCGGCCGCCGACTACAACCTCGTCGAGCGCCCGGAGTGGCTCGGCGCAACCGCCGCCGCGGCGCTCGGCTGTCGGTACATGACCGCGTATCACGCGCTCGCCGAGCGGACGACCGTCGGCGGCGGCGACGCGGTCGCCGTCCACGGCTGCGGCGGCGTGGGGCTCTCTGCTGTCCAGATCGCGGCGGCGCTCGGCGCCCGCGTTATCGCTGTCGACGTCGACGACGAGGCGCTCGCGCTCGCGACGGAGTTCGGCGCGGTCGAGACCGTGAACCCGGAGTCGATGTCGGACGGGGCAGGCTCCGTACCCGAACGGATCCGCGCGCTCACTGACGGCGGCGCCGACGTCTCGCTCGACGCGCTGGGGATCGCGGAGACCTGCCGCAACTCCGTCCGGTCGCTGCGTCCTCGCGGGACGCACGTCCAGGTCGGGCTCACGACGGACGCCGAGCGCGGCGAGGTGTCGCTGCCGACCGACTGGATGACCCGGTGGGAGATTTCCTTCCTCGGCTCGCGCGGGATGCCGCCGACGAGCTACCCGGACCTGTTCGCGCTGATCGAGGCGACCGGGATCGACCCCGGCGACTTGGTCGCCCGCGAACTGTCGCTGTCGGAGGTCTCCGACCGGCTCGCGGCCATGGACGAGTACGACGTGCGGGGCGTCGAGGTCGTCACCGAGTTCGGGGGGTGA
- a CDS encoding type IV pilin produces the protein MKPQNQSNSDDRAVSPVIGVILMVAITVILAAVIGTFVLGLGDQLGDTAPQATFTIDDNTTDTINITKTGGQSIDGDDLALSVDGERVNESIGGGPWQTGERRQISSDSEFDGGEAVVRIIHDPSGNAIFERTWDFS, from the coding sequence ATGAAACCACAGAACCAATCCAACTCGGACGACCGTGCGGTGAGCCCCGTTATCGGGGTCATTCTGATGGTCGCGATTACAGTCATCCTAGCGGCCGTCATCGGGACGTTCGTCCTCGGACTCGGCGATCAGCTCGGCGACACCGCGCCGCAGGCGACTTTCACGATCGACGATAATACCACGGACACGATCAACATCACCAAAACAGGTGGACAGTCGATTGATGGAGATGATCTCGCGCTTTCCGTTGATGGTGAGCGGGTCAATGAGTCCATTGGGGGTGGCCCTTGGCAGACCGGTGAACGAAGGCAAATATCCAGTGATTCCGAGTTTGACGGCGGCGAGGCTGTCGTTCGAATAATTCACGACCCGAGCGGAAACGCGATCTTCGAGCGGACGTGGGACTTCAGCTAA
- a CDS encoding MBL fold metallo-hydrolase has translation MSTDAGVDVTLVRNATVLATVDETAFLVDPLFAPQGALPPIDNTPNDRNNPLAPMPDVDLTHDAVIVTHRHPDHFDDAAAAELDADVPLFCQPAEADAFVDDGFTDVRPVEDSASFDGVTLHRMPGRHGHGELAERMGPVSGFVFEGEETLYLASDTVWYEPVAETLDEFDPDAVVLNGGAARFNEGEPITMGVDDVTAVRGATDAAVAVVHMEAINHCLLSREELRAETADVLVPEDGERIEF, from the coding sequence ATGTCGACCGACGCAGGCGTTGACGTTACCCTCGTTCGCAACGCCACGGTCCTCGCGACCGTGGACGAGACGGCCTTCCTCGTCGATCCCCTGTTCGCGCCGCAGGGCGCGCTGCCGCCGATCGATAACACCCCGAACGACCGGAACAATCCGCTCGCCCCGATGCCGGACGTCGACCTCACGCACGACGCGGTGATAGTCACCCACCGCCACCCGGACCACTTCGACGACGCGGCGGCGGCGGAGCTCGACGCGGACGTGCCCCTGTTCTGCCAGCCCGCTGAGGCGGACGCGTTCGTCGACGACGGGTTCACCGACGTGCGACCGGTCGAGGATTCGGCGTCGTTCGACGGCGTCACGCTCCACCGGATGCCCGGCCGTCACGGACACGGCGAACTGGCCGAGCGGATGGGTCCCGTCTCCGGGTTCGTCTTCGAGGGCGAGGAGACGCTGTACCTCGCCAGCGACACGGTCTGGTACGAACCGGTCGCGGAGACGCTCGACGAGTTCGACCCCGACGCGGTCGTCCTCAACGGCGGTGCGGCGCGGTTCAACGAGGGCGAGCCGATCACGATGGGCGTCGACGACGTGACCGCCGTACGCGGGGCGACCGACGCCGCCGTCGCCGTGGTCCACATGGAGGCGATCAACCACTGCCTGCTCTCGCGCGAGGAGCTCCGGGCGGAGACGGCGGACGTGCTGGTCCCGGAGGACGGCGAGCGGATCGAGTTCTAA
- a CDS encoding basic amino acid ABC transporter substrate-binding protein: MTRRTHADVSRRTYLKLTGGTAAVGATGLAGCLGESGGSMTITPGTAPGFPPFEQREDGELVGFDVDLLEAVVAETDYELGEWATFDFDGLIPALTQNEEIDVIAAALTISEDRQETIAFSDPYWEANQAVLVREGGDFQPSGWADFEGTRVGAQSGTTGAAEVESNLVSEDVIPDDNFSTYDSYVLAVEDLSNGNIDAVVVDTPVADTFTASRDVTVAFVEETGEQYGFGIRQNESELQSALNSGLQTVQDDGTFGELRDTWFGQE; this comes from the coding sequence ATGACACGCCGCACGCACGCCGATGTGAGTCGTCGGACCTACCTGAAACTGACCGGCGGAACGGCCGCCGTTGGAGCCACCGGCCTCGCCGGCTGTCTCGGCGAGAGCGGGGGCAGCATGACGATCACGCCCGGAACCGCGCCCGGATTCCCGCCGTTCGAGCAGCGGGAGGACGGCGAGCTAGTCGGGTTCGACGTCGACCTGCTCGAAGCCGTCGTCGCGGAGACCGACTACGAGCTCGGCGAGTGGGCCACCTTCGACTTCGACGGACTCATCCCCGCGCTCACGCAGAACGAGGAGATCGACGTGATCGCCGCCGCGCTGACGATCAGCGAAGACCGCCAAGAGACGATCGCCTTCTCCGACCCCTACTGGGAGGCCAACCAGGCCGTCCTCGTCCGCGAGGGCGGCGACTTCCAGCCGTCCGGGTGGGCGGACTTCGAGGGGACCCGGGTAGGCGCGCAGTCCGGGACCACCGGCGCCGCCGAGGTCGAGTCGAACCTCGTCAGCGAGGATGTCATCCCGGATGACAACTTCTCGACGTACGACAGCTACGTCCTCGCGGTCGAGGACCTCTCGAACGGGAACATCGACGCGGTCGTCGTCGACACCCCCGTCGCGGACACGTTCACCGCGAGCCGTGACGTGACGGTCGCGTTCGTCGAGGAGACCGGCGAGCAGTACGGCTTCGGGATCCGTCAGAACGAGTCGGAGCTCCAGTCTGCGCTCAACAGCGGGCTCCAGACCGTCCAAGACGACGGGACGTTCGGAGAGCTCAGAGACACCTGGTTCGGGCAGGAGTAG